A region of Candidatus Firestonebacteria bacterium RIFOXYD2_FULL_39_29 DNA encodes the following proteins:
- a CDS encoding serine O-acetyltransferase, with amino-acid sequence MISHIKAILEKDPAANIFDVVLYPCLYSIFFHRIAGFLWRVHIPFFPRLISQISRFLTGIEIHPGAKIGKGFFIDHGMGVVIGETTIIGDNVTLFQGVTLGGTGKQKGKRHPTLGDNIVVGSGAKVLGNINIGDGSYVGANSVVLQNVPPHSTVVGVPGRVVKIKGQYVPNISFNHADLPDPLANRLKKIQAELLEVEEHVKVWKKKRLHK; translated from the coding sequence ATGATAAGTCATATTAAAGCCATACTTGAAAAGGATCCGGCGGCCAACATATTTGATGTTGTGCTGTATCCGTGCTTGTATTCAATATTTTTTCACAGGATAGCCGGCTTTCTATGGAGAGTTCATATCCCGTTTTTCCCGAGGCTTATCTCCCAGATATCCAGATTCCTTACGGGCATAGAGATACACCCGGGGGCAAAGATCGGCAAGGGTTTTTTTATTGATCATGGCATGGGCGTGGTAATCGGTGAAACCACAATTATTGGTGATAATGTAACGCTTTTTCAGGGGGTGACTTTGGGCGGGACCGGAAAACAAAAAGGGAAAAGGCATCCTACTCTTGGCGATAATATAGTCGTCGGCTCCGGAGCAAAAGTATTGGGAAATATTAATATAGGGGATGGAAGTTATGTCGGGGCGAACTCAGTTGTACTCCAAAATGTGCCCCCGCATTCCACCGTGGTAGGAGTTCCGGGAAGGGTGGTTAAGATCAAGGGACAATATGTTCCCAATATCAGCTTTAATCACGCGGACCTTCCGGATCCACTGGCGAACCGTCTTAAAAAAATTCAAGCCGAGCTTTTAGAAGTGGAAGAACATGTTAAGGTTTGGAAAAAGAAACGTCTTCATAAATGA
- the kbaY gene encoding tagatose-bisphosphate aldolase (catalyzes the reversible reaction of dihydroxyacetone phosphate with glyceraldehyde 3-phosphate to produce tagatose 1,6-bisphosphate; in enteric bacteria there are two D-tagatose 1,6-bisphosphate-specific aldolases: KbaY (also called AgaY), involved in catabolism of N-acetyl-galactosamine and D-galactosamine, and GatY which is part of the galactitol catabolism pathway) — protein MPLVSSKEWMLKAQKEKFGIGAFNANNMEFVEAIIEVAEEEKSPVIIQVSQGAIKYAGLEMATEMVKAAAALASVPVVLHLDHGTDYLQNVRCLRAGFTSLMFDGSALSFEDNVKMTAKITEMSHACNIPVEAELGKVLQIGDNNSAETIEKAMTQSEEAVKFVAATKIDSLAVAIGSVHAMKDRTAKLDIPRLKKIRSVIDIPLVLHGSSGVDPESIKEGIANGLCKINVATQLSVSFVKAIGEAYNKNPNEKDMRKILLPGKNAVKDRVREYMGYFGCKGKGIITGAKSGIQSSEIKHHE, from the coding sequence ATGCCTTTAGTATCAAGTAAAGAATGGATGTTGAAAGCACAAAAAGAAAAGTTCGGAATCGGCGCCTTTAACGCAAACAACATGGAGTTTGTTGAAGCGATAATTGAGGTTGCGGAAGAAGAGAAATCCCCGGTAATTATTCAAGTAAGCCAGGGAGCTATAAAATACGCAGGCCTTGAAATGGCGACAGAAATGGTAAAAGCAGCAGCTGCTCTTGCCTCAGTACCGGTAGTACTTCATCTTGACCACGGTACAGATTATCTTCAGAACGTAAGATGCTTAAGAGCAGGATTCACTTCTTTGATGTTTGACGGTTCAGCCCTTAGCTTTGAAGACAATGTTAAAATGACTGCGAAGATAACTGAAATGTCCCATGCCTGCAATATACCGGTGGAAGCAGAACTCGGGAAAGTGCTTCAGATAGGCGATAACAACTCTGCAGAAACAATAGAGAAAGCAATGACCCAATCTGAAGAAGCGGTAAAATTCGTAGCAGCAACAAAAATCGACTCTCTCGCAGTCGCTATCGGTTCCGTCCACGCAATGAAAGACAGAACTGCAAAGCTTGACATCCCGAGATTGAAAAAGATTCGTTCCGTAATTGATATACCTTTAGTTCTTCATGGATCTTCCGGTGTAGATCCGGAGTCCATCAAGGAAGGTATAGCAAACGGACTCTGCAAGATCAACGTAGCCACCCAGCTCTCCGTATCCTTTGTAAAAGCAATAGGCGAAGCATACAACAAGAACCCGAATGAAAAAGACATGAGAAAGATCCTTCTCCCCGGCAAAAATGCCGTAAAAGACAGAGTAAGGGAATACATGGGCTACTTCGGCTGCAAAGGTAAAGGAATAATTACCGGAGCAAAGTCAGGAATACAGTCGTCAGAGATAAAGCATCACGAGTAA
- a CDS encoding TrpB-like pyridoxal-phosphate dependent enzyme, which produces MADNKIFLSEKDIPQKWYNVQADMKNKLLPPLKPDGKPAGPEDFAPVFPMEIIKQEMSQERWIEIPDEVREAFKVWRPSPLQRAVNLEKALKTPARIYFKNESVSPAGSHKLNTALPQAYYNMKQGIKRLVTETGAGQWGSAIAFASQKFGLECVVYMVKISYEQKPYRRILMQTWGATIYASPTNRTNAGRNVLAKDPKSLGSLGIAISEAVEEAVTGKDSRYCLGSVLNHVCMHQSIIGLETEMQLKIAGEKKPDIVIGCVGGGSNFAGIAFPFLPRKMKGEDITLLGVEPSACPTLTRGPYRYDFGDEAKSMPLVKMYTLGHSFVPSGIHAGGLRYHGDSPLLSQFVNEGLIQAVAYPQTPVFDSAVLFARTEGILPAPESAHAIKAAIDEAIKCRETKKEKCIVFCLSGHGHFDLGAYEAYLSGKLNDVELEECKIKEALKDVPVIDFKG; this is translated from the coding sequence ATGGCTGACAATAAGATATTTCTAAGTGAAAAGGATATACCGCAGAAGTGGTACAACGTGCAGGCAGATATGAAGAACAAACTTCTGCCGCCACTTAAACCGGACGGAAAACCCGCAGGACCTGAGGATTTTGCCCCAGTATTTCCCATGGAAATAATTAAGCAGGAAATGAGCCAGGAAAGATGGATAGAGATCCCTGATGAAGTAAGAGAGGCTTTTAAAGTATGGCGCCCTTCTCCTTTGCAAAGAGCCGTCAATCTTGAGAAAGCACTTAAAACCCCTGCCAGGATTTATTTTAAAAATGAGAGTGTTTCCCCTGCAGGTTCACACAAGTTAAATACTGCTCTGCCTCAAGCCTACTATAATATGAAGCAAGGTATAAAAAGATTAGTTACAGAGACCGGCGCAGGTCAGTGGGGCAGCGCCATCGCCTTTGCCTCCCAGAAATTTGGTCTGGAATGCGTCGTTTACATGGTTAAGATCTCTTATGAACAGAAACCGTACAGAAGAATACTGATGCAAACCTGGGGAGCGACTATATATGCATCCCCAACCAACCGTACCAATGCCGGAAGAAATGTACTGGCCAAAGACCCGAAATCTCTGGGTTCTCTCGGAATAGCTATTTCTGAAGCAGTTGAAGAAGCAGTCACCGGTAAAGACTCCAGATATTGCCTGGGCAGCGTGCTTAATCACGTTTGCATGCACCAATCTATAATCGGACTGGAAACAGAAATGCAGTTGAAGATTGCAGGAGAAAAGAAACCGGACATCGTCATAGGCTGCGTAGGCGGCGGCAGTAATTTTGCAGGAATTGCCTTCCCTTTTCTTCCCAGAAAAATGAAAGGCGAGGACATTACCCTTCTCGGGGTCGAACCATCAGCCTGTCCTACGCTTACAAGAGGGCCTTACAGGTATGATTTCGGCGACGAAGCAAAATCAATGCCTTTAGTAAAAATGTACACGCTGGGCCATAGTTTCGTACCGTCAGGCATTCACGCAGGAGGATTGCGTTATCACGGTGATTCCCCCCTGCTCAGCCAGTTCGTTAACGAGGGACTTATCCAGGCAGTAGCCTACCCTCAAACTCCGGTCTTTGATTCCGCGGTACTTTTTGCCAGAACCGAAGGAATACTTCCGGCTCCGGAAAGCGCGCACGCCATTAAAGCCGCAATAGATGAAGCAATTAAATGCAGGGAAACCAAAAAAGAAAAATGTATAGTCTTCTGTCTATCCGGTCACGGCCATTTCGATCTGGGCGCTTATGAAGCTTATCTTTCAGGAAAACTGAATGATGTAGAGCTCGAAGAGTGCAAGATAAAAGAAGCACTGAAGGACGTTCCGGTAATAGATTTCAAAGGATAA
- a CDS encoding ribosomal RNA small subunit methyltransferase A: MVSTGKHRPRKRFGQNFLTDLKLREFIVNSAFIVKSDTVLEIGPGRGELTGIIAVRAPVIAVEIDRDLVKLLRSRFETNKNVEIIEGDILSFDFKALPVKKIKVIGNVPYYITTPIIFKLLENKEKVEIAVLTIQKEVAERLGASPGSKDYGVLTIMVGMYAEVEILKIIPAAAFYPAPQVDSAVISVKPREFMRASVKNPASFEKLVKTAFQQRRKNIRNALVRFGAEKEKVKSILNSCGINENSRPEDVSIEEFAKLADALS; encoded by the coding sequence ATGGTCTCGACAGGGAAACACAGACCGCGTAAGCGTTTTGGTCAGAATTTTTTAACTGATTTGAAACTGCGGGAGTTCATTGTTAACTCCGCTTTTATTGTAAAATCCGATACGGTCCTTGAGATCGGGCCGGGAAGGGGTGAGCTTACGGGAATAATCGCAGTAAGAGCTCCCGTTATTGCCGTGGAAATAGACCGTGATCTGGTAAAACTTTTGAGATCAAGGTTTGAAACAAATAAAAATGTTGAAATAATAGAGGGGGATATACTCTCATTTGATTTTAAGGCCCTGCCGGTTAAAAAGATAAAAGTAATAGGAAATGTTCCGTATTATATTACAACTCCTATTATTTTTAAGCTGCTTGAAAATAAGGAAAAAGTAGAAATAGCCGTACTTACGATACAAAAAGAAGTAGCAGAACGGTTAGGAGCCTCACCGGGAAGCAAAGATTATGGGGTTTTAACAATAATGGTAGGCATGTATGCAGAAGTAGAAATATTAAAAATTATTCCTGCTGCCGCCTTTTATCCCGCCCCGCAGGTTGATTCTGCTGTGATAAGTGTTAAACCAAGGGAGTTTATGCGGGCTTCAGTTAAAAATCCGGCCAGCTTTGAAAAACTTGTCAAAACGGCTTTTCAACAGCGGAGAAAAAATATAAGAAACGCTCTTGTAAGGTTTGGAGCCGAAAAAGAAAAAGTAAAAAGTATTCTTAACTCGTGCGGGATAAATGAAAATTCAAGGCCTGAAGATGTATCCATCGAAGAGTTCGCAAAACTTGCAGATGCACTGTCTTAG